CTCATTTCGAACTGCTTTCTCTCCTCTAACATGTACTCGGCGTACGCCAAAATTACCCTTCATATCTCCGAAAATGGTTTCAACATCTGTACGTCTTCTCGCGTAGATCTTTGAACCCTTTTCACTTGAAAGGTCTTCTGTGGCACTATTTTTAAAAAATTCCCAGTTATAATTTATGGCTTTAGTTCGCTGATAGCCTTTAGGCGTCTTAGCTAAGTTTTCAAGTTCTTTAGTAGCCTGGAAAATATCAGCTACATAAACTTTAAAGTTTCTTTTGAATCCATATTTGTCCACACTTGAACTGTATCTTTGAAACTTAAATACTACACCGTCAGGATCTATATAATAATCATCTTCTGCATGATATGATATGATTCCCCTAGAGTGGACACGGAAATAATAAAGATTCTGTGATCACTCTAGGGGGATTTTTTATGTCTAGAAGAACTACTAAACATACACTTGAAGAAAGATACCAGGCAGTCTCCGAGTATCTTAGTGGACAATATAGTAAGTACTTTATCTGCCGGAAATATACCATTTCTAAAAATACATTTGATAATTGGATCAGAAAATACAAAGCTGGCGGTTTAGATGGCTTAAAAGAGTC
This window of the Ligilactobacillus faecis genome carries:
- a CDS encoding transposase, encoding MDKYGFKRNFKVYVADIFQATKELENLAKTPKGYQRTKAINYNWEFFKNSATEDLSSEKGSKIYARRRTDVETIFGDMKGNFGVRRVHVRGEKAVRNEIGLILLTINISKLWHLFKEIGGGFLKKRSENKHKRKIPDQISQKRDLIRYF